One window from the genome of Nitrosospira multiformis encodes:
- a CDS encoding 2-hydroxy-3-oxopropionate reductase, whose product MMNIGFIGLGIMGKPMAGHLINGGHALFLYSRSGVPQELLEQGGKACFSPEEVAQNAGIIITMLPDTPDVESVLFGENGVAQGLTPGKTVVDMSSISPIETKVFAARINQFGCDYVDAPVSGGDVGAKNATLTIMAGATEAVFGKVKPVLELMGKSVTLIGDNGAGQTCKIANQIIVALTIEAVGEALLFASKAGVDPARVRQALMGGFAASRVLEIHGERMIKRTFDPGFRIELHQKDLNLALTGARTLGVSLLNTAATQELFNACIAHGGAKWDSSAVVQVLEKLANHEI is encoded by the coding sequence ATGATGAATATTGGTTTTATCGGTCTTGGCATCATGGGCAAGCCTATGGCCGGACACCTTATCAATGGCGGGCACGCATTGTTTCTGTATTCGCGTAGCGGCGTGCCGCAAGAATTGCTCGAGCAAGGGGGCAAGGCTTGTTTCTCGCCCGAAGAAGTGGCACAAAACGCCGGCATCATTATCACCATGCTACCCGATACCCCGGATGTGGAAAGCGTACTATTCGGTGAAAATGGCGTGGCGCAGGGATTGACGCCAGGCAAGACGGTGGTGGACATGAGCTCCATCTCTCCCATTGAGACCAAGGTATTCGCCGCCAGGATCAACCAGTTCGGTTGCGATTATGTGGATGCTCCCGTGTCGGGGGGTGATGTAGGCGCGAAGAATGCCACCCTGACCATTATGGCGGGGGCCACGGAAGCCGTATTTGGAAAAGTAAAACCTGTTCTTGAGTTAATGGGTAAAAGCGTCACTTTAATTGGTGATAATGGCGCCGGTCAGACTTGCAAGATTGCCAATCAGATCATCGTTGCGCTCACTATCGAGGCCGTGGGTGAGGCGTTGCTGTTTGCATCCAAGGCGGGCGTCGACCCTGCCAGGGTGCGTCAAGCCCTCATGGGCGGATTCGCCGCGTCACGTGTCCTGGAGATTCACGGCGAACGCATGATCAAGCGTACATTCGATCCGGGATTTCGCATTGAACTGCATCAAAAGGATTTGAATCTCGCGCTAACGGGTGCGCGTACACTGGGTGTGAGTCTACTCAATACCGCCGCCACGCAAGAGTTATTCAACGCATGTATTGCGCATGGCGGCGCAAAGTGGGACAGTTCGGCCGTGGTACAGGTGCTGGAAAAATTGGCGAATCATGAGATCTAA